Genomic segment of Sulfitobacter faviae:
TGATCCCGTTCACCGTGTCGAAATACTCAAGCGACGTGGCCGCGGCGAGGAACCACCACACGATCAGCAGCGCGGTGATCAGCATCGCGTTGCCGGTGATCCGGGTGAGAATCGACGTCATGGAGGTCAATTGAGGGCGGTAGATCGTCAAATGCGGGGAAAGCGGGCGGTTACCCCGGTTCACATCGGCCATGGCGCGGTCCTTTGTCCTGTGCTTTGTCCTGTGCTTTGCATCTTGATAGCGGTTTTTACAGGACTGTCACGGGGAACTGCGGGGAATCTGCGGGGTTTGGCCGGTGTTTCGGTGGAAAAATGACAGAGTGAGGTGGTCCTGCCCGTTTTTGTGATCACAGCAGATTATCGTGTGATCACAAAACTCCCCCCCCGAACGAAAAAGCGCGCCCCGTTTGGGACGCGCTCCAAAACTCGTATGCCGTGAGGCTTAGGCGAGGCTCTCGTCGATGCCTTTGCAGGCTTCGACCAGACCTTTGACCGCGTTGACGGAGTTGTC
This window contains:
- the sdhC gene encoding succinate dehydrogenase, cytochrome b556 subunit, which translates into the protein MADVNRGNRPLSPHLTIYRPQLTSMTSILTRITGNAMLITALLIVWWFLAAATSLEYFDTVNGIMTSWFGDLVFTLSLLGLWYHTLAGVRHLIWDTGRMLDIPTAEKLGWTVLIGSVVLTILTIIIV